ACGGATTGCCCCATCAGAGCCTTCCATGGGGGAGGAGTAGGTGATTTTGGCACCAAAGGCGGTGATGATCTGTTTTCTCTGCTGGCTCACGTTCTCCGGCATTACGAGTTCTACGGAGAGGCCCAGGGCGGCCCCGATCATTGCATAGGCAACCCCCGTGTTCCCTGAGGTGGAGTCCATGATCACCTTCTCTTTTGTGAGCTCGCCTGATTTTACTCCCTCCTGAACCATACGGTAAGCAGGGCGGTCCTTCACCGAGCCACCTGGATTGAAGTATTCCACCTTGGCGTAGATCTTAACCTTGCCAGACCTGACCTGTGGAATCTCGCTCCCAACCTTCCGGATTGGGACCAGGGGAGTGTCACCGATTTTGTCTAGGATAGAAGCAATGATCATAGCGCGTGTTACTCCTCACCCCTAAAGAGTTTCTTGTTCGCTCGGGAGAAAAGGGAAATCATTCAATCACGTTGATCTCGATCGGTTCCACCTTAACCCCTCGCTTGCGAAAATATTCAAACGCCTCTTTCATCTTTTGTTCCGTCCCTTCCAGTTCAAGGGCAATGAGGCCGACATGATCGTCCACGCTGGCAGAGCGGATATTGAACCGTACCCTGCAACGGTCGTACATGTCGCAGATAATCGCCTCTTTTGTCCTTTCACCGGGAAAGGTGAGGTAGACCTTTCGTTTAACGATTTTTTCCTTTGTCATCGATCCCTCCTTTAAGAATGATGCATGAGAGTTTCAAATTCCGACAGGGAGGCATTAATCACCTTGGGGGGTGGGATAAACGGTGCAACCGCCTCCTGAGTCTTGAGTCCATTTCCCGTGATGAGCAAAGCGACCGACTCATCCTTTTTAATAAACCCTTGTCGTATCAGTTTTTTGGCAACACCGACGGTAACCCCTCCCGCCGTCTCCGTGAAGATTCCTTCTGTTTCGGCCAGCAACCGGATTGCCTCGATGATCTCTTCATCATTCACATCCTCCCCGGTTCCACCCGATTCCCTCATGACACGCATCGCATAAAATCCATCCGCAGGATTTCCAATGGCCAGTGACTTCGCAATTGTCTTTGGCTTGACAGGCTTGAAAAGATCCCATCCCTCCTTGATTGCGGTCGTGATCGGTGAGCAGCCGGTCGCCTGTGCCCCGTGGATCTTGCACTTTTTTGAAGAGATCCACTTAAGGTTGTGAAACTCTTTAATCGCCTTTGAGACCTTCGTGATGAGTGAGCCGCCAGCCATTGGCACAACGACATGATTCGGAAGTTTCCAGCCCGATTGTTCGATTGTTTCGTAG
This region of Deltaproteobacteria bacterium genomic DNA includes:
- a CDS encoding NIL domain-containing protein, which codes for MTKEKIVKRKVYLTFPGERTKEAIICDMYDRCRVRFNIRSASVDDHVGLIALELEGTEQKMKEAFEYFRKRGVKVEPIEINVIE